A DNA window from Candidatus Binataceae bacterium contains the following coding sequences:
- a CDS encoding flavin reductase family protein, with product MQYDPRKGNGGLPHDPLTALVVPRPIGWISTISPSGVVNLAPYSFFNAIAGNPPFVMFSSGGRKHSQHNAEKSGEFVHSLTTWELREEMNLTSAMVGPEVSEPELAKLAMAPSTVVKPPRVKHSPVAFECKYVKSVDLPGRDGRPHDYTIVIGEVVSIYIDDAVVIDGAVDLSRHRPIARLGSTDQYTVIDTIFRMKRPR from the coding sequence ATGCAATATGATCCGCGAAAAGGCAATGGCGGGCTGCCGCACGATCCGCTGACAGCGCTGGTCGTGCCGCGCCCAATCGGCTGGATTTCGACCATCAGTCCGAGCGGCGTCGTGAATCTGGCGCCCTACAGTTTTTTCAATGCGATCGCGGGGAATCCACCCTTCGTGATGTTCTCGAGCGGCGGCCGCAAACACTCGCAGCACAACGCCGAAAAATCCGGCGAGTTCGTCCATAGTCTCACCACCTGGGAGCTGCGCGAAGAGATGAATCTCACCTCCGCGATGGTCGGTCCCGAGGTTAGCGAGCCGGAACTGGCGAAGCTCGCGATGGCGCCCTCGACCGTCGTCAAGCCGCCGCGCGTCAAACACTCGCCGGTCGCCTTCGAGTGCAAATACGTCAAGAGCGTCGATCTGCCCGGCCGCGACGGCCGGCCGCATGACTACACGATCGTCATCGGTGAGGTCGTCAGCATCTACATCGATGACGCCGTGGTCATCGACGGCGCAGTCGATCTCTCACGCCATCGCCCGATCGCGCGCCTGGGCTCGACCGATCAATACACCGTCATCGATACCATTTTCCGCATGAAGCGCCCGCGCTAG
- a CDS encoding SDR family NAD(P)-dependent oxidoreductase, protein MELGLDGKVAIVTGGSKGIGRATVLGLLAEGSSVLACARGQAALDETVIAAGHAARERIDTIAADLTDGAAIKRVVARCLERFGRVDVLINNAGSARTGPFMELSDEAWIADWMLKFFGYVRMAREVLAPMRRDGGGIIVNVIGAAALNPRASYTIGGAANAALNHFTKALAEEAAPNVRVVGINPGPILTERLLKMRSGLIPASAGQSTEEAFRTMTPLARIGQPEEVADLILFLASARAGFIHGANITIDGGLTKGLMG, encoded by the coding sequence ATGGAACTGGGCTTGGACGGCAAAGTCGCGATCGTGACCGGCGGCAGCAAGGGCATCGGGCGGGCCACGGTATTAGGCCTGCTCGCCGAGGGCTCTTCGGTGCTGGCCTGTGCGCGAGGTCAGGCGGCGCTCGACGAGACGGTCATCGCCGCGGGTCATGCCGCGCGCGAGCGGATCGATACGATCGCTGCGGACCTCACTGACGGCGCGGCGATCAAGCGCGTCGTCGCGCGCTGCCTCGAGCGCTTCGGACGGGTCGATGTCCTGATCAACAACGCCGGCAGTGCGCGCACCGGTCCTTTCATGGAGCTCTCCGACGAAGCCTGGATAGCAGACTGGATGCTCAAATTTTTCGGTTACGTACGGATGGCGCGCGAGGTGCTCGCACCGATGCGGCGCGACGGCGGCGGCATAATCGTCAACGTGATCGGTGCGGCCGCGCTCAATCCGCGCGCCAGCTATACGATCGGCGGCGCGGCCAACGCGGCCCTCAATCACTTCACCAAGGCGCTGGCCGAAGAGGCGGCGCCAAACGTCCGCGTCGTCGGCATCAATCCCGGACCGATCCTCACGGAACGATTACTCAAGATGCGCTCGGGCCTGATTCCTGCCAGTGCAGGTCAATCGACGGAAGAGGCGTTTCGCACGATGACCCCGCTCGCACGGATTGGCCAACCCGAAGAGGTCGCCGATCTTATTCTGTTCCTCGCGTCAGCGCGTGCGGGCTTCATTCACGGGGCCAACATCACGATCGATGGCGGTCTGACCAAGGGCCTGATGGGCTAG